In Streptomyces sp. NBC_00704, a genomic segment contains:
- a CDS encoding SseB family protein: MYGYGQPMDGAAQQQYAPPQQQMPGGHGGYGQQPPLYPEPSPPSLADAVRAFTTGQLAAEDFQQVFATSKVYCPRGDNPGFLALHNTQQPVIPMFTSLKELRRYAGKESKYFVITGAEVIDLLPTGYGFVLDMEGEHRIVFDAKAVEQMVEFAMRRMYG; this comes from the coding sequence ATGTACGGATACGGCCAGCCCATGGACGGGGCCGCACAGCAGCAGTACGCCCCGCCGCAGCAGCAGATGCCCGGCGGCCACGGCGGTTACGGCCAGCAGCCGCCGCTCTATCCGGAGCCGTCCCCGCCGTCCCTCGCGGACGCGGTCCGTGCCTTCACCACCGGCCAGCTCGCCGCCGAGGACTTCCAGCAGGTCTTCGCGACCTCCAAGGTCTACTGCCCGCGCGGCGACAACCCCGGCTTCCTCGCCCTGCACAACACCCAGCAGCCGGTGATCCCGATGTTCACCAGCCTCAAGGAGCTGCGCCGGTACGCCGGCAAGGAGTCCAAGTACTTCGTGATCACCGGGGCCGAGGTGATCGACCTGCTGCCCACCGGCTACGGCTTCGTCCTCGACATGGAGGGCGAGCACCGGATCGTCTTCGACGCGAAGGCCGTCGAGCAGATGGTGGAGTTCGCGATGCGCCGGATGTACGGCTGA
- a CDS encoding pirin family protein yields MPAVTVENPLTLPRVAAPADAVARPVLTVTTAPGGFEGEGFPVRRAFAGINYRHLDPFIMMDQMGEVEYAPGEPKGTPWHPHRGFETVTYIIDGIFDHQDSQGGGGTITNGDTQWMTAGSGLLHIEAPPESLVMSGGLFHGLQLWVNLPAKDKMMAPRYQDIRGGHVQLLSTPDGGSLLRVIAGELDGHAGPGITHTPITMIHATVAPGAEVTLPWREDFNGLAYVLAGKGSVGAERRPIHLGQTAVFGAGGSLTVRADERQDSHTPDLEVVLLGGQPIREPMAHYGPFVMNTRDELQQAFDDFQKGRLGTVPAVHGMTEGGPQTG; encoded by the coding sequence ATGCCCGCAGTGACCGTCGAGAACCCGCTGACCCTGCCGCGCGTCGCGGCACCGGCCGATGCGGTCGCACGTCCCGTCCTCACCGTCACGACCGCGCCGGGCGGTTTCGAGGGCGAGGGCTTCCCGGTGCGCCGTGCGTTCGCCGGCATCAACTACCGCCACCTCGACCCGTTCATCATGATGGACCAGATGGGCGAGGTGGAATACGCGCCGGGCGAGCCGAAGGGCACCCCCTGGCACCCGCACCGCGGCTTCGAGACCGTCACCTACATCATCGACGGGATCTTCGACCACCAGGACAGCCAGGGCGGCGGCGGCACCATTACCAACGGCGACACCCAGTGGATGACGGCGGGCTCGGGCCTGCTCCACATCGAGGCGCCGCCGGAGTCGCTGGTCATGTCCGGCGGTCTCTTCCACGGCCTCCAGCTGTGGGTGAACCTCCCGGCCAAGGACAAGATGATGGCCCCCCGCTACCAGGACATCCGCGGCGGACACGTCCAGCTCCTGAGCACCCCGGACGGCGGCTCGCTCCTGCGCGTCATCGCGGGCGAGCTGGACGGGCACGCCGGTCCCGGCATCACGCACACGCCGATCACGATGATCCACGCGACGGTGGCGCCGGGTGCGGAGGTCACGCTGCCCTGGCGTGAGGACTTCAACGGGCTGGCGTACGTGCTGGCGGGCAAGGGCTCGGTCGGCGCCGAGCGCCGTCCGATCCATCTGGGCCAGACGGCGGTCTTCGGCGCCGGCGGTTCGCTGACCGTCCGCGCGGACGAGCGGCAGGACTCCCACACGCCGGACCTGGAGGTCGTCCTCCTCGGCGGACAGCCGATCCGCGAGCCGATGGCCCACTACGGTCCGTTCGTCATGAACACCAGGGACGAACTCCAGCAGGCGTTCGACGACTTCCAGAAGGGACGCCTGGGCACGGTCCCCGCGGTCCACGGAATGACCGAGGGCGGCCCCCAGACCGGCTGA
- a CDS encoding BRO-N domain-containing protein, with protein sequence MYEQNNTTPPRPAARQDAIDINDFVFAATGARVRRLTTPDGTHWFPAVDVAGELGYANTRDALRLRVAQQHTTSLDDLARSVGTVDASCNIAGHGLKKSMKMVNLQGLVQLVNACTKPEAQPFKLWVSQVIATIQQEGSYSLEPAPVQPAPAERTAYVMPEQVVDALVRLEERATRTNDVLGEILDGQRVMTDVLRDIAGSLRAPSVAASKPTPAELLAVWRTKNLVVTEDVHAVAALLAPALTRGDARYRVDEIATRTGLPHERVQDCLRMLLKRGCVRQRGCTPDGTPVYALP encoded by the coding sequence ATGTACGAGCAGAACAACACGACGCCGCCCCGACCGGCGGCACGGCAGGACGCGATCGACATCAACGACTTCGTCTTCGCGGCGACGGGAGCGCGGGTGCGGAGGCTGACCACACCGGACGGCACGCACTGGTTCCCGGCGGTCGACGTGGCCGGCGAACTCGGCTACGCCAACACCCGGGACGCGTTGCGTCTCAGGGTCGCGCAACAACACACAACATCTCTCGACGATCTTGCACGAAGCGTCGGTACCGTCGACGCTTCATGCAACATTGCAGGTCACGGACTCAAGAAGTCCATGAAGATGGTGAATCTCCAAGGCCTCGTCCAGTTGGTCAACGCCTGCACCAAGCCGGAGGCGCAGCCCTTCAAGCTCTGGGTGTCGCAGGTCATCGCGACCATCCAGCAGGAAGGGTCCTACTCCCTCGAACCGGCCCCCGTGCAGCCCGCGCCCGCCGAACGCACCGCGTACGTGATGCCGGAGCAGGTCGTCGACGCCCTCGTCCGGCTCGAGGAGCGAGCCACGCGGACGAACGACGTCCTCGGGGAGATCCTCGACGGCCAGCGGGTGATGACCGACGTGCTGCGGGACATCGCCGGGTCCCTGAGGGCGCCGTCCGTCGCCGCGTCGAAGCCGACGCCCGCCGAACTGCTGGCCGTCTGGAGGACGAAGAACCTCGTCGTCACCGAGGACGTGCACGCGGTGGCCGCGCTGCTCGCCCCCGCGTTGACGCGCGGCGACGCCCGCTATCGCGTGGACGAGATCGCGACCCGCACGGGTCTCCCGCACGAGCGCGTCCAGGACTGTCTGCGCATGCTGCTCAAGCGGGGCTGTGTGCGTCAGAGGGGATGCACCCCCGACGGGACGCCGGTCTACGCGCTGCCGTGA
- a CDS encoding SpoIIE family protein phosphatase — protein MRTGEPLPAVGEVLVSLATGVWHWDTATGLVTVDAEAARLLGLPAEETVLTEAQTRARLHPVDWNEITGVVQLAVAEGTLAEVRIRIMDERGTVVRVVRSRSKPSFDPVKKAYELIGTLQEVTEPTPGTAAGRTAVTGDWRRSREAFLLDAGRALAEARSTEEVLRVAAALSMPGFSPAGLAVFGVTGDRLTIIGHHGQQPGDEAPFTQMSLQTDYPAAEVVRTGRAVYLSSPERYKERYPLTWPMAAPFGRYSWAFVPLTVAGRTMGAWMAAFAYPVAFTPDERSVLTTVARMLAQALTRAGAAETQRELTDGLQRSMLPTLGPEIPGLTLAARYIPTGGGLQVGGDWYDMIPLPGGASRARRGGGRFALVIGDVQGHDVRAAGLMGQLRIALRAYAAEGHRPDAVLSRASGFLHGLADGNPDLRFATCLYVEVDPATGVLEAARAGHLDPAIRMADGTVLVRATAGGLPLGIDPNADYPTTRLVLEPGETLMLCTDGLLETGGHDLDTGWQRVRKTLEAHEGDLEELADALVQTVHGPSSHHTTGRLTDRREDDTALLLLCRQGEGGCGPGAVPLPARRLARRSMLTVAQAEPERIAVARQQVRELLHDWTCEDQVDSAVLLVSETLTNVLVHTDADALLVAEVAGAPGERRLRIEVTDTSDDLPHKRRPGELASSGRGLVLIELLAHTWGVAPRGEGKSIWFEIYEPRNPDEPEESLPQTPL, from the coding sequence ATGCGTACTGGCGAGCCGCTGCCCGCCGTGGGGGAGGTCCTCGTCTCCCTCGCGACCGGCGTGTGGCACTGGGACACCGCCACCGGGCTGGTCACGGTCGACGCCGAGGCGGCCCGGCTGCTCGGGCTGCCCGCCGAGGAGACGGTCCTCACGGAGGCCCAGACCCGGGCCCGTCTGCACCCCGTCGACTGGAACGAGATCACCGGCGTGGTGCAGCTCGCCGTCGCCGAGGGCACCCTCGCCGAGGTCCGGATCCGGATCATGGACGAGCGGGGAACGGTGGTGCGGGTCGTCCGCAGCCGCTCGAAGCCGTCCTTCGACCCGGTGAAGAAGGCCTACGAGCTGATCGGCACCCTCCAGGAGGTCACCGAGCCGACGCCCGGCACCGCCGCCGGGCGGACCGCCGTCACCGGCGACTGGCGGCGCTCGCGCGAGGCGTTCCTGCTGGACGCGGGCCGCGCACTGGCCGAGGCGCGCTCCACGGAGGAGGTGCTGCGGGTCGCCGCGGCCCTGTCGATGCCGGGCTTCTCACCGGCCGGTCTCGCGGTCTTCGGCGTCACCGGCGACCGGCTGACGATCATCGGCCACCACGGGCAGCAGCCCGGCGACGAGGCCCCCTTCACCCAGATGTCCCTCCAGACGGACTACCCGGCCGCCGAGGTCGTGCGCACCGGGCGGGCCGTCTACCTCTCCTCGCCCGAGCGGTACAAGGAGCGCTATCCCCTCACCTGGCCGATGGCCGCGCCCTTCGGCCGGTATTCCTGGGCGTTCGTGCCGCTGACGGTGGCCGGACGCACCATGGGCGCGTGGATGGCCGCCTTCGCGTACCCGGTGGCGTTCACCCCGGACGAGCGGTCCGTCCTGACGACGGTGGCCCGCATGCTCGCCCAGGCCCTCACCCGCGCCGGTGCGGCGGAGACCCAGCGGGAGCTGACCGACGGCCTGCAACGCTCCATGCTGCCGACCCTGGGCCCGGAGATACCGGGCCTGACGCTCGCCGCCCGCTACATACCGACCGGCGGCGGGCTCCAGGTCGGCGGCGACTGGTACGACATGATCCCGCTGCCCGGCGGCGCCTCCCGGGCGCGGCGCGGGGGAGGCCGGTTCGCCCTGGTCATCGGGGACGTCCAGGGTCATGACGTGCGCGCGGCGGGCCTCATGGGGCAACTGCGCATCGCGCTGCGGGCGTACGCGGCCGAGGGGCACCGCCCCGACGCCGTCCTGTCCCGTGCCTCGGGTTTCCTGCACGGCCTCGCGGACGGAAACCCCGACCTGCGCTTCGCCACCTGCCTCTATGTCGAGGTCGACCCGGCGACCGGCGTGCTGGAAGCCGCGCGGGCCGGTCATCTGGATCCGGCGATCCGGATGGCCGACGGAACGGTGCTGGTCAGGGCGACCGCGGGCGGTCTGCCGCTGGGCATCGACCCGAACGCCGACTACCCCACGACCCGGCTCGTCCTGGAGCCCGGCGAGACGCTGATGCTGTGCACCGACGGCCTGCTGGAGACCGGGGGCCACGACCTCGACACCGGCTGGCAGCGCGTCCGCAAGACCCTGGAGGCGCACGAGGGGGATCTGGAGGAGTTGGCCGACGCCCTGGTGCAGACGGTGCACGGTCCCTCCTCACACCACACCACGGGCCGCCTCACCGACCGCCGGGAGGACGACACGGCCCTGCTGCTGCTGTGCCGGCAGGGCGAGGGCGGCTGCGGTCCGGGGGCCGTCCCGCTGCCCGCGCGGCGGCTCGCGCGCCGTTCGATGCTGACGGTCGCTCAGGCCGAGCCGGAGCGGATCGCCGTCGCCCGGCAGCAGGTGCGCGAACTGCTGCACGACTGGACCTGCGAGGACCAGGTGGACTCCGCGGTCCTGCTCGTCTCCGAGACCCTCACGAACGTCCTCGTCCACACGGACGCCGACGCCCTGCTCGTCGCCGAGGTCGCCGGCGCGCCCGGCGAACGCCGGCTGCGCATCGAGGTCACCGACACCAGCGACGACCTCCCGCACAAGCGCCGCCCCGGCGAACTGGCCTCCTCGGGCCGCGGCCTCGTCCTCATCGAACTCCTCGCCCACACCTGGGGGGTGGCCCCGCGGGGCGAGGGGAAGAGCATCTGGTTCGAGATATACGAGCCCCGGAACCCGGATGAACCTGAGGAATCACTGCCTCAAACTCCCCTATAA
- the aspS gene encoding aspartate--tRNA ligase has protein sequence MHRYRSHTCGELRASDVGSDVRLSGWLHNRRDLGGILFIDLRDHYGITQLVARPGTPAYEALDKLTKESTVRVDGKVVSRGAENVNAELPTGEVEVEVGEVELLGAAAPLPFTINAEDGVNEERRLEYRFLDLRRERMHRNIMLRTAVISAIRHKMTALGFNEMATPILSATSPEGARDFVVPSRLHAGRFYALPQAPQQFKQLLMISGFDRYFQIAPCFRDEDARADRSPGEFYQLDVEMSFVEQEDVFQPIEKLMTELFEEFGGGRHVTSPFPRIPFRESMLKYGSDKPDLRAKLELVDITDVFEGSEFKAFAGKHVRALAVPDVSAQPRKFFDQLGDFAVSQGARGLAWVRVAEDGSLTGPIAKFLTEANVAELTKRLSLAAGHAVFFGAGEFDEVSKIMGAVRVEAAKRAGHFEEGVFRFCWIVDFPMYEKDEETGKIDFSHNPFSMPQGGLEALETQDPLDILGWQYDIVCNGVELSSGAIRNHEPEIMLKAFEIAGYDRETVEEKFAGMLRAFRFGAPPHGGIAPGVDRIVMLLADEPNIRETISFPLNGNAQDLMMGAPTELEEARLRELHLSVRKPQPK, from the coding sequence ATGCATCGGTACAGGTCCCACACCTGCGGCGAGCTCCGCGCCTCTGACGTCGGCAGCGACGTCCGGCTGAGCGGCTGGCTGCACAATCGGCGCGACCTGGGCGGCATCCTCTTCATCGATCTGCGCGACCACTACGGCATCACGCAGCTCGTCGCCCGTCCGGGCACCCCCGCGTACGAGGCCCTCGACAAGCTGACCAAGGAGTCGACGGTCCGCGTCGACGGCAAGGTCGTCTCGCGCGGCGCGGAGAACGTCAACGCCGAGCTGCCGACCGGCGAGGTCGAGGTCGAGGTCGGCGAGGTCGAGCTGCTGGGCGCGGCCGCCCCGCTGCCCTTCACGATCAACGCCGAGGACGGGGTCAACGAGGAGCGGCGCCTCGAGTACCGCTTCCTGGACCTGCGCCGCGAGCGCATGCACCGCAACATCATGCTGCGCACGGCGGTCATCTCGGCCATCCGGCACAAGATGACGGCGTTGGGCTTCAACGAGATGGCGACGCCGATCCTGTCGGCGACCTCCCCCGAGGGCGCGCGCGACTTCGTCGTGCCGTCCCGGCTGCACGCCGGCCGGTTCTACGCGCTGCCGCAGGCCCCGCAGCAGTTCAAGCAGCTGCTGATGATCTCGGGCTTCGACCGCTACTTCCAGATCGCGCCCTGTTTCCGCGACGAGGACGCCCGCGCGGACCGCTCGCCGGGCGAGTTCTACCAGCTCGACGTCGAGATGAGCTTCGTCGAGCAGGAGGACGTCTTCCAGCCGATCGAGAAGCTCATGACCGAGCTGTTCGAGGAGTTCGGCGGCGGCCGTCATGTCACCTCGCCGTTCCCGCGGATCCCGTTCCGCGAGTCGATGCTGAAGTACGGCTCCGACAAGCCGGACCTGCGGGCCAAGCTGGAGCTCGTCGACATCACCGACGTCTTCGAGGGCTCGGAGTTCAAGGCGTTCGCGGGCAAGCACGTGCGTGCGCTGGCGGTGCCGGACGTCTCCGCCCAGCCCCGGAAGTTCTTCGACCAGCTCGGCGACTTCGCGGTCTCGCAGGGCGCGAGGGGCCTGGCCTGGGTCCGTGTGGCCGAGGACGGCTCGCTCACCGGCCCGATCGCGAAGTTCCTCACCGAGGCCAACGTGGCCGAGCTGACCAAGCGCCTGTCGCTGGCCGCCGGTCACGCCGTCTTCTTCGGCGCGGGCGAGTTCGACGAGGTCTCGAAGATCATGGGCGCGGTGCGCGTCGAGGCCGCCAAGCGCGCCGGGCACTTCGAGGAGGGCGTCTTCCGGTTCTGCTGGATCGTCGACTTCCCGATGTACGAGAAGGACGAGGAGACCGGCAAGATCGACTTCTCGCACAACCCGTTCTCGATGCCGCAGGGCGGCCTGGAGGCCCTGGAGACCCAGGACCCGCTGGACATCCTCGGCTGGCAGTACGACATCGTCTGCAACGGCGTCGAGCTGTCCTCCGGCGCGATCCGCAACCACGAGCCCGAGATCATGCTCAAGGCGTTCGAGATCGCCGGCTACGACCGGGAGACCGTCGAGGAGAAGTTCGCCGGCATGCTGCGCGCGTTCCGCTTCGGCGCCCCGCCGCACGGCGGCATCGCGCCCGGCGTCGACCGCATCGTCATGCTGCTGGCCGACGAGCCGAACATCCGCGAGACCATCTCCTTCCCGCTCAACGGCAACGCCCAGGACCTGATGATGGGCGCGCCGACGGAGCTGGAGGAGGCCCGCCTCAGGGAGCTGCACCTCTCGGTGCGCAAGCCGCAGCCCAAGTAG
- a CDS encoding intradiol ring-cleavage dioxygenase has translation MTEPQKPPSEQQWTRRRIVAAGAGGLAAAGLGGTAYAASAAGRGGATADGGDAEVCYRLTSETVEGPYYIDADKLRRDITEDREGIPLLLALTVIDSETCRPLRNAAVDIWHCDATGVYSGYEQQGSGGGGGGPAPSGEPPTGEPPTGAPTGAPPGGGHQEPTDDTRYLRGTWRTDRHGQVSFRTVFPGWYRGRCVHVHVKVHVDGEWTDAGYEGGRTCHTGQFFFDEESVLASAAVEPYASNTAERTTLAEDTIYDQSGVRGGLLRLRYDRRRIGRGVHAAITVGVDPEATEDGEGNPPRPSASASPSSSSPSSLPSGSASGSASGTAGASGAS, from the coding sequence ATGACGGAACCTCAGAAACCCCCCAGCGAACAGCAATGGACGCGGCGCAGAATCGTGGCCGCCGGCGCGGGCGGCCTCGCCGCGGCGGGACTGGGCGGCACCGCGTACGCGGCGAGCGCCGCCGGACGCGGTGGCGCGACGGCGGACGGCGGCGACGCGGAGGTCTGCTACCGCCTCACCTCGGAGACCGTCGAGGGCCCCTACTACATCGACGCGGACAAGCTCCGCCGGGACATCACCGAGGACCGTGAGGGCATCCCGCTCCTCCTCGCCCTCACGGTGATCGACTCCGAGACCTGCCGGCCGCTGCGGAACGCGGCCGTCGACATCTGGCACTGCGACGCGACGGGCGTCTACTCGGGCTACGAGCAGCAGGGCAGCGGCGGCGGAGGCGGCGGCCCCGCGCCCAGCGGGGAGCCCCCGACCGGCGAGCCCCCGACGGGCGCGCCCACCGGCGCCCCGCCGGGCGGCGGTCACCAGGAGCCCACCGACGACACCCGCTATCTGCGCGGCACCTGGCGGACGGACCGGCACGGCCAGGTCTCCTTCCGGACGGTGTTCCCCGGCTGGTACCGCGGCCGGTGCGTCCACGTCCACGTCAAGGTGCACGTGGACGGCGAGTGGACCGACGCCGGCTACGAGGGCGGCCGCACCTGCCACACCGGCCAGTTCTTCTTCGACGAGGAGTCCGTGCTGGCCTCGGCGGCGGTGGAGCCGTACGCGAGCAACACCGCCGAGCGCACGACCCTCGCCGAGGACACGATCTACGACCAGAGCGGAGTGCGGGGCGGGCTGCTGCGGCTGCGCTACGACCGGCGCCGCATCGGCAGGGGCGTCCACGCGGCGATCACCGTCGGGGTCGACCCCGAGGCCACGGAGGACGGCGAGGGCAACCCGCCGCGGCCCAGCGCCTCGGCATCGCCGTCGTCGTCGTCGCCGTCGTCGTTGCCGTCGGGTTCGGCTTCGGGCTCGGCGTCCGGGACAGCCGGAGCATCCGGGGCGTCGTAG
- a CDS encoding nucleotidyl transferase AbiEii/AbiGii toxin family protein — protein sequence MDLLRPHLRLLAEIFAMPGPATAWVLAGGYALEAHGLLRRPHDNVDLATESTRPMPELAEALASALTAQGRHEATPQDMDPLSARLAARLAVRDRETGVALRLALHKETFWSPPVPTPCGPALSPHDAVGTKIRALYDRGLAVDLIDARAAHALFGYPGLEEAARRHARDDFDLPTLQARLEGTDHYPDSAFTQYGLVEPDIADLRAWAQAWSTDIAERLLEEGASPDA from the coding sequence GTGGACCTTCTTCGACCCCACCTCCGCCTCCTCGCCGAGATCTTCGCCATGCCCGGCCCCGCGACCGCCTGGGTGCTGGCCGGCGGCTACGCGCTGGAGGCGCACGGGCTGCTGCGGCGCCCCCACGACAACGTGGACCTGGCGACGGAGAGCACACGGCCCATGCCCGAGCTGGCCGAGGCGCTGGCCTCGGCGCTGACCGCCCAGGGCCGCCACGAGGCGACGCCGCAGGATATGGACCCGCTGTCCGCGCGCCTGGCGGCTCGGCTGGCCGTGCGGGACCGCGAGACGGGCGTCGCGCTGCGGCTGGCCCTGCACAAGGAGACCTTCTGGAGCCCGCCCGTGCCGACCCCCTGCGGCCCGGCCCTCTCGCCGCACGACGCGGTGGGCACGAAGATCCGGGCGCTGTACGACCGCGGACTCGCCGTCGACCTGATCGACGCGCGGGCCGCGCACGCCCTGTTCGGCTACCCCGGCCTGGAGGAAGCGGCCCGCCGGCACGCCCGCGACGACTTCGACCTGCCCACCCTCCAGGCGCGGCTGGAGGGCACGGACCACTACCCGGACTCGGCGTTCACCCAGTACGGCCTCGTCGAGCCGGACATCGCCGACCTGCGGGCGTGGGCGCAGGCCTGGTCGACGGACATCGCGGAACGGCTGCTGGAGGAGGGCGCGTCACCGGACGCGTGA
- a CDS encoding PH domain-containing protein — translation MALFGNAHTIDNGQAQQDYARLLGQGEQVHAAFLLIRDTILFTDRRLLLVDKQGITGKKVEYHSVPYRSITHFAVETAGTFDLDAELKIWVSGTPAPIQKTFTKGVDIYEVQAILTQFVAR, via the coding sequence ATGGCACTCTTCGGCAACGCCCACACCATCGACAACGGGCAGGCCCAGCAGGACTACGCGCGTCTGCTGGGGCAGGGCGAGCAGGTGCACGCCGCGTTCCTGCTGATCCGCGACACCATCCTGTTCACCGACCGCAGGCTGCTGCTCGTCGACAAGCAGGGCATCACCGGCAAGAAGGTCGAGTACCACTCCGTCCCGTACCGGAGCATCACCCACTTCGCGGTGGAGACCGCCGGCACCTTCGACCTGGACGCCGAACTGAAGATCTGGGTCTCCGGCACGCCGGCGCCGATCCAGAAGACGTTCACCAAGGGCGTCGACATCTACGAGGTGCAGGCCATCCTCACGCAGTTCGTCGCGAGGTAG
- a CDS encoding pectate lyase family protein: MAAPSHRRSLRSRRALVVTAAAVAAGVGAGVGVMNASAGTVDLYHQTLAAKDGWASSGTGTTGGAKADAAHTFTVSTRAQLVKALGSATDTTPRIIKVKGTIDANTDDAGKKLTCADYAAGTGYALSSYLKAYDPAVYGRSKLPSGAQEKARAAAQTRQAKNIVFKVPANTSLVGVPGTAAGITGGMLQIQNVDNVIVRNLNFSATEDCFPQWDPTDGDDGNWNSNYDAVTLRGATHVWADHNTFTDAPHLDSANPKYYGREYQIHDGSLDITKSSDLVTVSRNRFTDHDKTMLIGSSDSEPAGKLRVSLHHNVWKGIVQRAPLTRVGQVHIYNNYYDVTTLDGYATQYSINSRAKAQVVAEANYWTVPAGGKVAKLLSGDGTGAVKGTGNLVNGTVTDVVAAYNAASSKKLKTTVNWTPTLTAGLETSAKNLPATLATTAGAGVLK, encoded by the coding sequence GTGGCAGCTCCCTCCCATCGCCGGTCCCTCCGCTCGCGCCGCGCCCTCGTGGTCACGGCCGCCGCGGTGGCCGCCGGCGTCGGCGCCGGCGTCGGCGTGATGAACGCCAGCGCCGGGACCGTCGACCTGTACCACCAGACGCTCGCCGCGAAGGACGGCTGGGCCTCCTCCGGCACGGGCACGACCGGTGGCGCCAAGGCCGACGCCGCGCACACCTTCACCGTCTCCACGCGCGCCCAGCTCGTGAAGGCCCTCGGATCGGCCACCGACACGACGCCCCGCATCATCAAGGTCAAGGGCACGATCGACGCCAACACCGACGACGCCGGCAAGAAGCTGACCTGCGCGGACTACGCGGCCGGCACCGGCTACGCGCTGTCGTCGTACCTCAAGGCGTACGACCCCGCCGTCTACGGCCGGTCGAAGCTGCCCTCCGGCGCCCAGGAGAAGGCCCGCGCCGCCGCCCAGACCAGGCAGGCGAAGAACATCGTGTTCAAGGTGCCCGCCAACACGAGCCTCGTCGGCGTCCCCGGCACGGCCGCCGGGATAACCGGCGGCATGCTGCAGATCCAGAACGTGGACAACGTCATCGTCCGCAACCTGAACTTCTCCGCCACCGAGGACTGCTTCCCCCAGTGGGACCCCACCGACGGCGACGACGGCAACTGGAACTCCAACTACGACGCCGTCACCCTGCGCGGCGCGACCCACGTGTGGGCCGACCACAACACGTTCACCGACGCGCCGCACCTCGACAGCGCCAACCCGAAGTACTACGGCCGCGAGTACCAGATCCACGACGGCTCCCTCGACATCACCAAGAGCTCGGACCTGGTGACCGTCTCGCGCAACCGGTTCACCGACCACGACAAGACGATGCTGATCGGCAGCAGCGACAGCGAGCCCGCGGGCAAGCTGCGCGTCTCCCTCCACCACAACGTGTGGAAGGGCATCGTCCAGCGCGCCCCGCTGACCCGTGTCGGCCAGGTGCACATCTACAACAACTACTACGACGTCACGACCCTCGACGGCTACGCGACGCAGTACAGCATCAACTCGCGTGCCAAGGCCCAGGTCGTCGCCGAGGCCAACTACTGGACGGTCCCGGCCGGCGGCAAGGTCGCCAAGCTGCTCAGCGGCGACGGCACCGGCGCGGTCAAGGGCACCGGCAACCTCGTCAACGGCACGGTGACGGACGTCGTCGCGGCCTACAACGCGGCGTCCTCGAAGAAGCTGAAGACGACCGTCAACTGGACGCCGACCCTGACGGCCGGCCTGGAGACCTCGGCGAAGAACCTGCCGGCGACCCTGGCGACGACGGCGGGCGCCGGCGTCCTGAAGTAG
- a CDS encoding helix-turn-helix domain-containing protein, which produces MAVDGEAVRLRTEADEPGWEVDPDDEWGVAVLATVGRQLRLRRESVGMRAADFAVAVGYGEDLVYKIEGGKRIPRQEYLDRADEVLGAGGLVAAAWEDVKKVRYPKRVRELGQLEGKAVEIALYECHIIPGLLQTSGHARSVIGAAQPPYSPDDVERMVAARLARQSVFERSPAPALSFVLEEGVLRRPIGGTMAWRQQLERLLEVSRLHNVVLQVMPTDCDTHSGLDGRIELLKFPDGTAVGRSDGAFNGRPTYEPKHLRILELRYGTIRAQALSPRESLAFIEHLLGET; this is translated from the coding sequence ATGGCGGTGGACGGCGAGGCGGTACGGCTCCGGACGGAGGCGGACGAGCCGGGGTGGGAGGTGGACCCGGACGACGAGTGGGGCGTGGCCGTTCTCGCCACGGTGGGGCGGCAGTTGAGGCTGCGTCGGGAATCGGTGGGGATGCGGGCCGCCGACTTCGCGGTGGCGGTCGGGTACGGGGAGGACCTCGTCTACAAGATCGAGGGCGGCAAACGGATCCCCCGGCAGGAGTACCTGGACCGGGCCGACGAGGTGCTGGGCGCGGGCGGCCTCGTCGCGGCGGCCTGGGAGGACGTGAAGAAGGTCCGCTATCCGAAGCGGGTCCGGGAGCTGGGGCAGCTGGAGGGCAAGGCGGTCGAGATCGCCCTGTACGAGTGCCACATCATCCCGGGGCTGTTGCAGACCTCGGGACACGCACGATCTGTCATCGGGGCAGCGCAGCCGCCGTACTCGCCGGACGACGTGGAGCGCATGGTGGCCGCTCGTCTGGCCCGACAGTCGGTCTTCGAACGCTCACCCGCGCCGGCGCTCAGCTTCGTCCTGGAAGAGGGGGTCCTGCGGCGGCCCATCGGCGGCACAATGGCGTGGCGTCAGCAGCTTGAACGCCTGCTGGAGGTGAGCCGGTTGCACAACGTGGTGCTTCAGGTGATGCCGACGGACTGTGACACCCATTCCGGCCTGGACGGCAGGATCGAGCTGCTGAAGTTTCCGGACGGCACCGCCGTGGGGCGCTCGGACGGCGCGTTCAACGGCCGGCCGACCTATGAACCCAAACACCTGCGCATCCTTGAGCTGCGGTATGGCACCATCCGGGCTCAGGCACTCTCGCCAAGGGAGTCGCTGGCCTTCATCGAGCACCTGCTGGGAGAAACATGA